The following are encoded together in the Deinococcus sp. KNUC1210 genome:
- a CDS encoding response regulator transcription factor, protein MPNVLVVDDDPAILEILSAYLTRDGYQVLTALDGLAGEALLGQADVAVLDWMLPGINGLDLTRRAQDRYPALPILLLTARGEEADRVHGLRLGADDYVVKPFSPREVVARVAALLRRVQVQQRLNLGALMLDAPARRVTLNASEIALSRTEFDLLLTLAQHAGTVLTRDRLLERVWGPDFIGTERIVDVNIQTIRRKLGDDPDAPTFIETVRGVGYRFKVEA, encoded by the coding sequence ATGCCCAATGTGCTGGTGGTGGACGACGATCCGGCCATCCTGGAAATCCTGAGTGCCTACCTGACGCGGGACGGCTACCAGGTCTTGACGGCGCTCGATGGGCTGGCGGGAGAGGCGCTGCTCGGTCAGGCCGATGTCGCGGTGCTCGACTGGATGCTGCCGGGCATCAACGGCCTGGATCTGACCCGCCGGGCGCAGGATCGCTACCCGGCGCTCCCGATCCTGCTGCTAACCGCGCGGGGCGAGGAGGCCGACCGGGTGCATGGCCTGCGACTCGGTGCGGACGATTACGTGGTCAAACCGTTCAGCCCACGCGAGGTGGTGGCGCGGGTGGCCGCCCTCTTGCGGCGGGTGCAGGTGCAGCAACGACTGAACCTGGGCGCGTTGATGCTGGACGCCCCGGCGCGGCGGGTCACCTTGAACGCGTCGGAGATCGCCCTCAGCCGCACCGAGTTCGACCTGCTGCTGACGCTCGCCCAGCATGCCGGCACGGTGCTGACCCGTGATCGCCTGCTGGAGCGCGTGTGGGGGCCGGACTTCATCGGCACCGAACGCATCGTGGACGTGAACATCCAGACGATCCGTCGCAAACTCGGTGACGACCCCGACGCCCCCACCTTCATCGAGACGGTGCGCGGCGTTGGATACCGCTTTAAAGTGGAAGCTTGA